The following coding sequences are from one Mytilus trossulus isolate FHL-02 chromosome 8, PNRI_Mtr1.1.1.hap1, whole genome shotgun sequence window:
- the LOC134681358 gene encoding uncharacterized protein LOC134681358, whose protein sequence is MKYILTYSSLRNFIFAVLHFFEGTPNRWKYVSEYIERLRKTDKEYQDLKVILGDRKAKEVNIELFDEKTCVNLYTIVKNDYPELLEKNFHWDIFYREQGNSKDGFKCIILKSPCTHCVLCKSKLTTISSPSFPFVFTETGSYIAASYTSECRICMYKPRYNVSYYTTTEDDRAKRNYMNVENTDYFLSTSQTCFSKRYLDLCSKQIQYMGASFESIADVYNDHHNGNNEYHLKQLSNFQRGKQVLTQGVLNPQRLEEAWFIYRVSTYFPIGLPISTMESGLLDIEEMCKIYTDKFMAKQESWIHHSCAVKGCTEGYVTIDGNEKLRRSICSQSGEKILSSEGLRIQDCCPEDPGFGGRFKKPVKFCVNHQECVENEENKDENEMTVRKSSRKRKLPLYLKEYESLYSDESIERIIVTDEEVKSCKDKSKLNKFYKTTAGMLFVIRPCGVIVGFAEMYSHESLTQVFLLLRKMFFMDDSCKKRIKYLGYDRCCELKPFLRRLVKENVAGSEEMLNDVQFLVDIFHVLKHTKPSCMPLNNNPLCEFHPKLDKFSEIHGCNTESCEQAFKKLNRFKYSTRHMTRHKRVVYFCLINCDHNESIDNKTV, encoded by the exons ATGAAGTATATATTGACATATTCGTCGcttagaaattttatttttgctgttCTCCATTTCTTTGAAGGAACACCAAACCGTTGGAAATATGTTAGCGAATATATCGAAAGACTGCGTAAAACCGATAAAGAATACCAGgatttaaaagtaatattaggAGACAGAAAAGCAAAAGAAGTAAATATTGAGTTATTTGATGAGAAAACGTGTGTAAACTTATATACGATAGTAAAAAATGATTATCCTGAgcttttagaaaagaattttcattGGGACATTTTTTATCGCGAACAAGGAAACTCAAAGGATGGATTTAAATGTATAATCTTGAAATCTCCATGTACTCATTGTGTATTATGTAAAAGTAAACTAACAACTATTTCATCGCCaagttttccatttgtttttacCGAAACTGGTAGTTACATTGCAGCTTCATATACGTCAGAGTGCCGGATTTGTATGTATAAACCCAGATATAATGTGTCGTATTATACAACAACTGAAGACGATCGTGCTAAAAGAAACTACATGAATGTTGAAAATACGGACTATTTTTTGAGCACTTCACAAACCTGTTTTTCTAAGAGGTATCTTGATTTATGTTCCAAACAGATTCAGTATATGGGTGCTTCATTTGAATCGATTGCTGATGTGTACAACGACCATCATAACGGAAATAATGAATATCACTTAAAGCAGttgtcaaattttcaaagaGGAAAGCAAGTGCTCACACAAGGTGTTTTAAATCCGCAACGCTTAGAGGAAGCCTGGTTTATATACAGAGTAAGCACCTATTTTCCAATAGGATTACCGATAAGTACTATGGAATCTGGATTGTTGGATATTgaagaaatgtgtaaaatatatACTGAC aaatttatgGCAAAACAAGAAAGTTGGATACATCATTCGTGTGCGGTAAAGGGTTGTACAGAAGGTTACGTTACAATTGATGGTAACGAAAAGTTAAGACGAAGCATTTGTTCACAAAGTGGGGAAAAGATTTTATCATCAGAAGGACTACGTATTCAAGATTGTTGTCCAGAAGATCCTGGATTTGGAGGACGATTTAAAAAGCCTGTTAA ATTTTGTGTGAATCACCAAGAATGTGTTGAAAATGAGGAAAATAaagatgaaaatgaaatgaCTGTAAGAAAGTCTTCTCGGAAGCGAAAATTACCATTATACTTAAAAG aATACGAAAGTTTGTACAGCGACGAAAGCATTGAGAGAATAATTGTAACAGACGAAGAAGTGAAAAGTTGCAAAGACAAATCGAAATTGAACAAGTTTTACAAAACAACAGCTGGTATGCTCTTCGTAATAAGACCATGTGGTGTCATTGTAGGTTTTGCGGAGATGTACAGCCATGAATCCCTTACACAAGTGTTTTTGCTGTTacgtaaaatgttttttatggaTGACAGTTGCAAAAAAAGGATTAAGTATCTCGGTTATGACAGATGTTGCGAGTTGAAACCTTTTTTGCGTCGGCTTGTAAAGGAAAATGTTGCAGGTTCAGAAGAAATGTTAAATGATGTACAGTTTCTCGTAGACATTTTTCATGTACTGAAGCACACAAAACCCAGTTGTATGCCTTTAAACAATAACCCGTTATGTGAATTTCACCCAAAACTAGACAAATTCAGTGAAATTCATGGCTGCAACACTGAAAGTTGTGAGCAGGCTTTTAAAAAACTGAACAGGTTCAAATATTCCACCAGACATATGACAAGGCATAAACGagtagtttatttttgtttgatcaacTGTGACCACAATGAAAGCATTGACAATAAGACcgtatga